The genomic interval ACCAGGACCACCGCCAAGCATAATCCCGCAGAACTGGCGATCAAAGCGTAGAGCGGCGGCATCGGCAATTCGATCGGGTCCAAATACGGAAGATCGGCGTACCAATACACCGAACCGACCAATGCCAAGAGCCAAAACCCGAGTGCGGCCAGTATCCAGGCATCCATGGGAGCCGGAATGAGGAATCGCCAAAGACGTTTCGCGTGACTCAAGGTAGGGATCTCGATGGTGGTTTCGATCGATCTGGACAAGCGTATTCGCTGGGACAACGCGTCGCGACATGCAATTGTATCGTAACGATCGACGGCGACGTCACGACTCGAAAGCAAACGCATCATCCAGGCTTGTAGCGTAGGTTCGAGGACAACAGGAGGACAAACAGGGAGAAAACCACAACCGGAACCACCACCGGGGACAGAGCTCTTTGCATTTGCTCAACGAAGGCTGATAGAGTTGATGCTTGCCAGCAAAGTGCTCTGTCCCCGGTAGACGCTGCTTGCGGTAGACGCTGTCCCCGGCAGACGTAGATGTTCAATAGACTTGTTGCCGGGTTGCGATGAACGGAAGTTGTCGCGCACGACATGCCCATCTGGATGACCGTCACGTCAGAGAACAGACAGTTTGGGCAAAAAAATGTGCGGGCAAAAAAATGCGAGACCAGATTGAGCATGACCATTTTTTTGCCCCTCCATTTTTTTGCCCAAACTCTCACAGAGTGAGGATGACGGGGATGACGGGGACAGAGCACTTTGCCGGCGGTTGACGTACAGCATCGAAATTCGATGGGGGACACAGCACTTTGCTGGCGAGCGATGCCGGAAAAGTATACTTCTGCGTTGCTGGCTGCGGATCTGCCCAATGAGAGCCTGAAAAATCGGCGCTGCGCATGAAAAAAGGGACTCACGGCTTGATTGCGTGAATCCCTTTAGGCTCAGTGCGGCCGAGAGGACTTGAACCTCCACGCCCTAAAACGGGCACTAGATCCTTAGTCTAGCGCGTCTGCCAGTTCCGCCACGGCCGCGTTGAGTGGGAGAAGTTTCGCATATTCATCTGATTCGTCAACGCCCCAGCGGGTTCGCCAGAAAAACGGCCTCGCCCCGGCCGATCTTGCCGCTGAAATTCGCCACAAAAACGTGAAACTGCCCATGAAACTGGCTAGTCAGCGGATCCCCAGATCAGAGCCGCCAGGCTCACGTTGACACGCCGGGGCTGCCTTTTCTAGTGTCCCGAGCAACATGTCGACTCAAACCGATGGATCATCGTGCTTGCCGTACTGGATGGGCTGGGCCCGGACCATGCTTGCTGCGCTGATGCTGACCATCCTGCTGGTACCCAGCGGTTGCTCGTCGGGTCGATATCTCACCAATCGTCGCGTGCGGGCCAATCCGCTGGAGGCGCCTCTGCAATTGATGGCCCGCCAGGGGCCACAGGTCAGTGAACGAACTTGGAACACGCTGAGGCGGTACGGCCTACGCGAGACTTACAACGAAGACACATCGCTGTGCTTGGACCAGATCCGCAGCACCGTCGCACAGAATCGCGACGCCGAACTGATCCATGCTCTCAGTGAACTGTCCTACGTCGAAGGAAAGAAGGCTGAGCGTCAGGGGCGACAAAGCACCGCGATCAACCACTATGCCTTTGCACTAACGCAGAGCTATGACTATCTGTTTAGCGAAGATCTGCGGGAGACGCGAAACCAGTTCGATCCGCAGTTCCGTGCGACTTGCGATTTGTACAACGAGTCACTTGAAGACACTTTGCGGTTGCTGTGCAGTGAAAACCGGATCAAGCCCGGCCAGACTTATCGCGTGAAATCAGGCGATCGCGAGTTCGTGGTGCGAACGGAGATGCGAGGAAAATGGCGAAATGAGGATTTCGCGAAGTACGAGTTCGTCAGCGATTTTGAGATCGAAAAACTTCGCAACCGACACACGACCTACGGACTCGGCGTGCCATTGGTGGCGGTCCGCAGACCCACTGAGAAATCAGACCCGCGTGAAGAATACTATCCCGAGGGCCTGAGTTACGCTGTGACTGCTTTGATGCGTTGTGAGCCTCCCAAGGCGGACGGCAAGGGCGAAGTCAACACGTGTGTCCTTGAGTTCTTTGACCCCATGACGGCGAACCAGGTACGGCTGGCCGATCACTGGGTGCCACTGGAGACCGACCTGACAACACCGTTGGCGTATTTCCTAGACAACCCCAAATTCCGAGAACGCAACGCGGAATTTGAGGGATTGATCAATCCGGCGGATGCGGAGAAAAATCGCGGACTGTACATGCTGGAGCCCTATGATCCCAATCGGATACCGGTGCTGATGGTTCACGGCCTGTGGTCTAGCCCGCGGACATGGATGGACATGTTCAACGACCTGCGCAGCTTTCCCGAGATCCGAGAGCGATACCAATTCTGGTTCTATCTTTACCCATCGGGTCAACCGTTTTGGTTGAGCGCGACGCAACTGCGTAACGATCTGGCGGATATGCGTAAGGTTTTTGACCCTGATGGGCGTGATCGACCGTTGGACGACATGGTCTTGGTCGGCCACAGCATGGGCGGGCTGATCAGTCGGATGCAAACGATCGATAGCGGAGATGATTTTTGGAAGATTGTCAGCGATCAACCACCAGACAAGCTCAAGGGCGACCCGGAACAACGCGACAAGTTGGTCAGCACGCTCTACTTCAAACCCAACCGCAGTGTTTCGCGTGTGATCACGATCGGGACGCCTCACAAAGGCAGCGAATTCGCGAACGATTTCACCCGATTTGTGGCACGCAAGTTGATCAAGCTGCCCAATCTGGCCGTTCGCACGACCGAGTCCCTGGTGGGCGGAAACCCAGACTTCTTTCGTGACACGGAACTGTTGACGATGGCCAATGCGATCGATTCGCTTGCACCCGAGTCACCGATCTTTCCTGTCATGCACAAAGCTCAATACGACAAGAATGTCAAGTTTCATAACATCGTTGGTATACTGGAGGATCCGTCGTTCTTGCAGCGTCGAGCGGGTGAGGGAGACGGCGTGGTCAATATCAAAAGCGCGGAGCTGCCCATCGCCAAGAGTGAACTGGCAGTCGACGCAGACCACACGACCATTCACATGACAGGCAAAGCAATCTTCGAGGTGCGCCGCATCCTGCTGGAGCACCTCAATGATGTGGACGCGGATGATCGAGTCGCGGACGGAAATGGCGATCCGGCATTTCGCATGGTCAGTGACCCGGAGAACAGCATCAGCAGGTGATGCCGACATTCATGCGATCGTGGCGATGAACCCCGATCACGGTGTGCAATTCAATCAAGTGGCGACAAACGAAGCCAAGGGAGCGGAGCGTTTCGCATTCTCAACCCGGTGACGGGTGAGCTTAGGCTGCGAGCCATCGGCACGTACCGTGCCGGTGAACAATTGCGGCTCCTCGGAACTGGCGGCTGGTTGGCTCGTCAAACGGGACTTCGGCGATGCGGTCGGTTTGGAGCGATGCGTCTTGGCCGTCTTCAGCGTCTGGTCTTCGGGGTGAGCGAAGGCGTGCTGCCGCTCGCTGTGCTCCAGTTCGACTTCACCGTCGATCTCCTTTCCGGCCAACTCGCCACGCAGGATATGAACATCCTTGGGGGCGGAGATTCCGATCCGGACTCGGTTGCTATCAATTTTGACAAGCGTCAAAACGATGTCGTCACCGATCATGATTTTCTCGTCGAGTTTACGTGACAGAACCAGCATGGCAGCTTCCTTTGCCTCAGTGGGCGGTATCGAGTCGTAGTCGGCAGCGACAGTGCTGCGTCCTTGAAAGTGGTTTAATGCAGTTGGTGTGCCAAAGCGATTATTTCAAGCACCGGAATCGGTGCGGATTCTTTTGAATGCTCAAGAACAGCGTGAATCCTGTGGTTTTCAAATTCTGCGGTGGCAATGCAAGCGTTCTGTGACGCTCTTGGCTTTGAAAGAATTACAAATTGAGGCGGTCAAAATGCAAACAAGAGCTGCAGAAAGCCGATCAGTGGAAAACTGGTCTGGAAATCAGCCGGGTGTTTTGGCTACGGTCCCACATGCGTGATTTTCTTTTGAAAGTATTGGCACGAATCCGTCACGGAGGACCATCGTGCAGACATTAAAGACTGCGGCTATCGTCGTTCTATTGCTGACTGTGATGTACAGCGGCTACGTATCCTTAACGACTCCCCCTGAACCTTTGTCCGACGAGGTCGAAGCGTTGGTGATCGATAGTGATCTTGGGATCACGTCGGATCCGATGATGCCATCGCTGGGCGACAGCATGCTGGGACCGATGGATACCGGCTCTGTTTCGAGCAACAGCATGGGAACCTCTGGACCATCGATCAACGCCGGGCAATCTCAACTTGATGGGCCGCAATTTGGCGGACCCGAATTCAATGCACCGTTGACAGATTCCGCCATTGAGTCTGGTGGCACTGGCGCGACGGTGTATCCACCGGTTGCATCAGCGAACAATGCGTCACCAGGTATGAACGTTTCGCAGCCATCGGGAAACTCGTTTGAAATCCCGCAGATCAACACCTCACTCGCTTCATCGCGTCAAGGCTCGCCGAGCCTGTTGCCTGCGGTGACCAATCCCGGACAAGTCAACGCGCCCGCATCGATGGAAAGCTATCCGTCGACCGACACCACGTTTCAGCTCCCCGAGCCGGGTACGGCCAGCGGCGGGTTCGATCCCAATCGCGGGACAGCATTCAATCCCAACAGTGCGAACACCGCATCCAGCACGGTCTATTCGTTGAATGACCAAGCGACGGACAATCGCGCGGCATCGGGGCAGGTCAAGACAAACTCGTTTGCTCAAGAGCCCCCAACGAGTGCTTACGGTGTCGGGAACACCGGCCTACCGGCTGCTGAGAATCGCGGATTGAGCAATGCCATCTTGGTGGCCGATCAGATGTACGAAAAGGATCAGCTGAAGGAAGCCCTTGCTACGTTGAGCGTCTTTTACAACACGCCCAACGTGAGTGAGCAGCAACGCAATGAATTGCTGAACCGTTTGGATCCGTTGGCTCGTGACGTCATCTACTCCAAGCGTCATTTATTGGAGCAGCCCTACCGAATGACCTCCACGGAAACGTTGACGCAGGTCGCCAACCGATTCGGCGTGCCGTGGCAGTTGCTGGCGAACATCAATGGAATCGTTGATCCGGTGACGATTCTGCCCGGCACCGAGTTGAAAGTGGTGCGGGGACCGTTTCGGGCGGAAGTCGATTTGGCCCGCAATGAGTTGACCTTGTTCCTGGGTGATTTGTACGCGGGTCGTTTTCCGATCGCGGTGGGCAATGACCCAGCACCGACGGAGGGAATCTACACGGTGCGGGACAAGCAAGAATCGCGAACTTACTATGATCGTTTGGGAGCGGCCGTCCCGCCGGGCAACCCGGAGAACCCCTACGGAAACGTGTGGATGGACCTGGGCGGTCAGTTGTGCATCCATGGCAGTCCGAACACGATGCAGCCGACGACCAAGGGCTGCATCAGCTTGGCCGGCGATCTGGCATCCGATCTTTATGGGATTGTGTCCCAGGGTTCATCTGTCACCATTCGTAGGTAACACTGTCACATTCATGTACACCTACGGAGAATGACGAGCGATGCAATACGATCGTGATGGATTAATTCAGATTTTGGAACAGGAAGCCCTGCAGCGTGGCGAGTTCACACTGGCGAGCGGCAAAAAGGCGTCCTATTACCTCGATTGCAGACGAATCACGCTGCACCCCCAGGGTGCAAATCTGGTCGCCGCCGGCATGCTGAGCGTGATCGAAGCGGCCGGTGATTTGCCTGCTGCGGTGGGAGGAATGGCCATCGGAGCGGACCCCATCACGGCCTCCATCGTGACCATCGCCGGTCAACGTGGCTTGCCGCTGAAGGGGTTCATGGTTCGAAAAGAACCCAAGGGCCACGGGATGGGAAAACAAGTCGAGGGTCCCGTTGAGCCTGGTCAAGAAGTCGTGATCGTCGAAGACGTGATCACGAGCGGTGGCAGCGCGATCAAAGCCGTCGAGGCGGCTGAAGCGTTTGGGTTGAAGGTCCGCGAGGTGATCGGAATCATCGATCGGTTGGCCGGAGGCGAAGCCGCATTTGCAGCCAAGGGGCTGAAGCTGACGACGCTGACCACGATCCGTGACTTCGGAATTGAACCGGAGTGACCCGCGAAGGGCAGCGTTGTGCTGCATTCTGACAGTCAAAGACACTAGCACGAAGCGCAAGCGAGTGAATTGGCGACGCACTCACTCGCTTGCGCTTCGTGCTGGTATGTCCTACGCTGCAGCAAAGCAAAATGCTTCAGGGGCGTGCGGTAGCAAGGAAAACGCGTCATCATGGAAACGACTCTCCACCGTCAGCTCAAACAGCTTTACGCCACCGATCTGACGCAGACGGAAGTCGTGATGGGGGACTATCGAATCGACGCGGTTCGCGATGACGAGCTGATCGAGATCCAATGTGCTTCGCTTGCTGCGATCAGCGCCAAGGCCACCCAATTGCTACGGTGCCATCGATTGCGTGTGGTCAAGCCGATCATTGCACGGACACGGATTGCAAAGAAAACGCGGTCAGGCGGTGCGGTCGTCTCGCGACGTTTGAGCCCCAAACGCGGCGACGTTCTGGATTTGTTCGATGAACTGATCTACTTCACACGTGTTTTTCCACACGAGAACTTGGTCGTCGAAGTCCCGATGATCCACGTCGAACAAACGCGAGTTCCCAACGCGAAAAAACGACGCCGCTCCTGGCACAAGGACTACCGGGTGCTCGATGTCAGCTTGGAGTCCATCGAGAAAACGTACGAGTTGCGGGTCCCGTCAGACTTGCTGAAACTGGCGAATTTATCGCAAGCGTGCGTATCGGATGCCGACGCGTTTGACACCTCGCAAATCGCCGCCGCAACGGAACGGCCACGATGGTTTGCGCAGAAGATTGCTTATGTGTTACGTAAGACGAATGCGATTGAGGCAACCGGTCGTACGAAGTCCGGGATCACCTATCGCAAATCGGCTTGAAGGCTGCGGGTCAAACGATAATCCTTGCGCATTAGGGTGGACTGCTCAACGTTTGGTGTTGATTCTTTTTGGGTTTGCGCAAGTTTATGTCCCTACTGCCGGCGCAGTTGGTGGCCCCCAGTGAGCCTCAGGCGCTAGCCGTGGGCCTGAGGCGGATTGTGGTGCCGGCCCACGGCTAGCGCCTGAGGCTCACTTTGATTGCGATGCATGGAACAAAAACATGGACTGGAAAAACAATGTCAACACCAAACTTTGAGCAGTCCAGCATAAGGGACTTGCGGGGAATAAGTGTCGCAACATCCACGTAGCAATCATCGCTCGCGTGATGTTGGCAAAAAGACAGGACACTGATTTTCCGCATGTCCCTAAAAAAACGCGGCGTGGTGGGCCACGCCGCGTTTTCGATTTTGTCACATGATCGACGAATCGATGTCCCTGGATTACTCCAGGATCTTCTTCAGGTTGGCGACAACGGCGTCGACG from Stieleria varia carries:
- a CDS encoding alpha/beta fold hydrolase; amino-acid sequence: MGWARTMLAALMLTILLVPSGCSSGRYLTNRRVRANPLEAPLQLMARQGPQVSERTWNTLRRYGLRETYNEDTSLCLDQIRSTVAQNRDAELIHALSELSYVEGKKAERQGRQSTAINHYAFALTQSYDYLFSEDLRETRNQFDPQFRATCDLYNESLEDTLRLLCSENRIKPGQTYRVKSGDREFVVRTEMRGKWRNEDFAKYEFVSDFEIEKLRNRHTTYGLGVPLVAVRRPTEKSDPREEYYPEGLSYAVTALMRCEPPKADGKGEVNTCVLEFFDPMTANQVRLADHWVPLETDLTTPLAYFLDNPKFRERNAEFEGLINPADAEKNRGLYMLEPYDPNRIPVLMVHGLWSSPRTWMDMFNDLRSFPEIRERYQFWFYLYPSGQPFWLSATQLRNDLADMRKVFDPDGRDRPLDDMVLVGHSMGGLISRMQTIDSGDDFWKIVSDQPPDKLKGDPEQRDKLVSTLYFKPNRSVSRVITIGTPHKGSEFANDFTRFVARKLIKLPNLAVRTTESLVGGNPDFFRDTELLTMANAIDSLAPESPIFPVMHKAQYDKNVKFHNIVGILEDPSFLQRRAGEGDGVVNIKSAELPIAKSELAVDADHTTIHMTGKAIFEVRRILLEHLNDVDADDRVADGNGDPAFRMVSDPENSISR
- a CDS encoding carbon storage regulator, which translates into the protein MLVLSRKLDEKIMIGDDIVLTLVKIDSNRVRIGISAPKDVHILRGELAGKEIDGEVELEHSERQHAFAHPEDQTLKTAKTHRSKPTASPKSRLTSQPAASSEEPQLFTGTVRADGSQPKLTRHRVENAKRSAPLASFVAT
- a CDS encoding L,D-transpeptidase family protein gives rise to the protein MQTLKTAAIVVLLLTVMYSGYVSLTTPPEPLSDEVEALVIDSDLGITSDPMMPSLGDSMLGPMDTGSVSSNSMGTSGPSINAGQSQLDGPQFGGPEFNAPLTDSAIESGGTGATVYPPVASANNASPGMNVSQPSGNSFEIPQINTSLASSRQGSPSLLPAVTNPGQVNAPASMESYPSTDTTFQLPEPGTASGGFDPNRGTAFNPNSANTASSTVYSLNDQATDNRAASGQVKTNSFAQEPPTSAYGVGNTGLPAAENRGLSNAILVADQMYEKDQLKEALATLSVFYNTPNVSEQQRNELLNRLDPLARDVIYSKRHLLEQPYRMTSTETLTQVANRFGVPWQLLANINGIVDPVTILPGTELKVVRGPFRAEVDLARNELTLFLGDLYAGRFPIAVGNDPAPTEGIYTVRDKQESRTYYDRLGAAVPPGNPENPYGNVWMDLGGQLCIHGSPNTMQPTTKGCISLAGDLASDLYGIVSQGSSVTIRR
- the pyrE gene encoding orotate phosphoribosyltransferase: MQYDRDGLIQILEQEALQRGEFTLASGKKASYYLDCRRITLHPQGANLVAAGMLSVIEAAGDLPAAVGGMAIGADPITASIVTIAGQRGLPLKGFMVRKEPKGHGMGKQVEGPVEPGQEVVIVEDVITSGGSAIKAVEAAEAFGLKVREVIGIIDRLAGGEAAFAAKGLKLTTLTTIRDFGIEPE